A single window of Granulicella sibirica DNA harbors:
- a CDS encoding HAD family hydrolase — protein MNEAVKEVGPMVRVLETAEFHEAVHALTPEIAVFDCDGTLWSGDAGTGFMAWTIEHGVISKEATDWLLGRYEEYKAGTVSEVEICGEMVQVYRGLTEAQVRGAAAEFFAAKIEKNIFPEMLELVTALQAKGVDIWAVSSTNDWVVEEGVKRFGIPSNRVLSARVRIANGVVTDEILDVPTDEGKVASLKDAGILAPDAVFGNSVHDAAMLAIARGAFPVNPTAALVERSVAEGWALYYPASVVPLVG, from the coding sequence ATGAATGAGGCTGTAAAGGAAGTGGGGCCGATGGTTCGGGTACTGGAGACGGCGGAGTTTCACGAGGCGGTGCACGCGCTGACGCCAGAGATTGCGGTGTTCGATTGTGACGGGACGCTCTGGTCGGGGGACGCTGGGACAGGCTTTATGGCCTGGACGATTGAGCATGGGGTGATATCGAAGGAGGCTACGGATTGGCTTCTGGGGCGGTATGAGGAGTACAAGGCAGGGACAGTTTCCGAAGTGGAGATCTGCGGGGAGATGGTGCAGGTGTACCGGGGCCTGACGGAGGCGCAGGTTCGGGGGGCTGCGGCTGAGTTTTTCGCCGCAAAGATTGAGAAGAACATCTTTCCGGAGATGCTGGAATTGGTGACGGCGCTGCAGGCGAAGGGTGTCGATATCTGGGCAGTGAGTTCGACGAACGACTGGGTGGTGGAAGAGGGCGTGAAGCGGTTCGGGATACCTTCGAACCGGGTGCTTTCGGCCCGAGTGCGGATTGCGAACGGTGTGGTGACCGACGAGATTCTGGACGTGCCGACGGACGAGGGAAAGGTGGCTTCGCTCAAAGATGCGGGGATTCTGGCTCCGGATGCGGTGTTCGGGAACTCGGTGCATGATGCGGCGATGCTGGCGATCGCGCGGGGAGCGTTCCCGGTAAATCCTACTGCGGCGCTGGTGGAACGGAGCGTCGCGGAGGGTTGGGCGCTGTACTATCCGGCGTCGGTTGTGCCCTTGGTGGGCTAG
- a CDS encoding (deoxy)nucleoside triphosphate pyrophosphohydrolase, protein MKEPIRKLDARGDSAVNRPLRLVVAALILREGGTAVEVLVCQRKPDQPMSLKWEFPGGKIEPGETAEEALARELQEELGIEAVIGKRVSRVRHKYRNGGAIDLQFFVVKEFGGALENRIFNDMRWSTLEALPQFDFLAADLGLIRDLSEGRLL, encoded by the coding sequence GTGAAAGAACCGATACGCAAGCTCGATGCTCGGGGAGATTCGGCGGTCAATAGACCTCTGCGCCTTGTGGTGGCGGCGTTGATTTTGCGTGAGGGGGGGACGGCGGTCGAGGTGCTGGTGTGCCAGCGGAAGCCGGACCAGCCGATGAGCCTGAAGTGGGAGTTTCCGGGCGGAAAGATCGAGCCGGGTGAGACGGCCGAAGAGGCGCTGGCTCGGGAGTTGCAGGAAGAGCTGGGGATTGAAGCGGTGATCGGGAAAAGGGTGTCGCGGGTACGGCACAAGTACCGGAACGGTGGGGCGATCGATTTACAGTTCTTCGTGGTGAAGGAGTTCGGCGGGGCGCTGGAGAACCGGATCTTCAACGATATGCGCTGGTCGACGCTGGAGGCGCTGCCGCAGTTCGATTTTCTGGCGGCGGACCTTGGGCTGATTCGGGACCTGTCGGAAGGCAGACTGCTCTAG
- a CDS encoding amidohydrolase family protein — MVLLASMMLMMAQGTSPEVVAGLGTTQITHVRVIDGTGRAPIENATVTLRDGKIAGIGPSGKTAVKGAKVIDGMGKTVMPGIINAHGHLALVNGTKNDADYYTREHVLDELRQYERYGVTTMLSLGLNRDLVYQIRAEQRAGKLDGASVFVADRGIGVPDGMPPIPHEGDQLYQPKTPEEARKDVDEAAGRHTDFVKIWVDDLYGTKPKMSPSVAQAVIEEAHKDGVPAAAHVFALSDAKGLVGFGVNVLAHSVRDSAVDAELLNAMKTKGVFYLPTLTVDESFFTYAEHPGWMQSEFFKNALTPEAYTMLTSAEYADKVKKDSLTAQHRKDFEQARKNMKAAYDAGVKVGFGTDSGASVYRVPGFAEHHELAMLVEAGLTPMQAIRAATETNASLLGISKKTGTLTVGKDADLILLGGNPLDDIRNTEKIVGVWHEGREVANPAGR; from the coding sequence ATGGTTCTTCTTGCTTCGATGATGCTGATGATGGCCCAGGGAACTTCGCCTGAAGTTGTGGCGGGTCTTGGGACGACGCAGATTACGCACGTGCGGGTAATCGACGGGACGGGGCGCGCCCCGATCGAAAATGCTACCGTGACGCTGCGCGATGGGAAGATTGCCGGGATCGGGCCTTCGGGGAAGACGGCGGTGAAGGGCGCGAAGGTGATCGACGGGATGGGCAAGACGGTGATGCCCGGGATCATCAACGCGCATGGACACCTGGCGCTGGTGAATGGGACGAAGAACGACGCTGACTACTACACGCGGGAACACGTGCTCGACGAGTTGCGGCAGTATGAGCGGTATGGCGTGACGACGATGCTTTCGCTTGGGCTGAACCGTGACCTGGTCTACCAGATTCGGGCGGAGCAGAGGGCCGGGAAGCTGGATGGGGCGAGCGTGTTTGTGGCGGACCGTGGGATCGGGGTGCCGGATGGGATGCCGCCGATTCCGCACGAGGGAGACCAGCTTTACCAGCCGAAGACTCCGGAAGAGGCTCGGAAGGATGTGGATGAGGCGGCGGGGCGGCATACGGACTTCGTGAAGATCTGGGTAGACGACCTGTATGGGACGAAGCCGAAGATGAGTCCGTCGGTGGCGCAGGCGGTGATTGAAGAGGCGCACAAAGATGGTGTACCGGCTGCGGCGCATGTGTTTGCGCTGAGCGACGCGAAGGGGCTGGTGGGGTTCGGGGTGAATGTGCTGGCGCACTCGGTGCGGGATTCCGCGGTGGATGCGGAGTTGTTGAATGCGATGAAGACGAAGGGTGTGTTTTATCTGCCGACGCTGACGGTGGATGAGTCGTTTTTTACGTATGCGGAGCATCCGGGGTGGATGCAGTCGGAGTTCTTCAAGAATGCGCTGACGCCTGAGGCTTACACGATGCTGACGAGTGCGGAGTACGCGGACAAGGTGAAGAAGGATTCGCTAACGGCGCAGCATCGGAAGGACTTCGAGCAGGCTCGGAAGAATATGAAGGCAGCTTATGACGCGGGTGTGAAGGTGGGGTTTGGGACGGACTCGGGGGCGAGTGTTTACCGGGTGCCGGGGTTTGCCGAGCACCATGAACTGGCGATGCTGGTGGAGGCTGGACTAACGCCGATGCAGGCGATTCGAGCGGCTACGGAGACAAATGCTTCCTTGCTGGGGATTTCTAAGAAAACGGGGACACTGACAGTCGGCAAAGATGCGGATTTGATTCTGCTTGGGGGGAATCCGCTCGACGATATTCGCAATACGGAGAAGATCGTTGGGGTCTGGCATGAGGGGCGGGAGGTGGCGAACCCCGCTGGACGATAG
- a CDS encoding pyridoxal phosphate-dependent aminotransferase yields the protein MIAPIHGGQLPHIATRFNIPIERLVDFSANINPEGPPPGVVEAIRHALTNPTTLTAYPDLESTALRTSIATYANTPANAIAVANGFVPLLEAAIRTLNVKRCLLPVPAFNEYRHTLERNHIHIEPYALSPEVNFAYDSTDPPTLIARAIAGHHDTILLANPQNPTGVLTPGSTMLDLLHEATANNIRLLIDEAFMDYTPTKSLIPETHTHPNLVVFRSVTKFHGIPGLRAAYCVSHPDTSKALTRNVPPWPVTTLATEGVIAALADQAYAQATITLNRTRRTQLESALKTLNIPTTRSSANYLLLKLSTQSPEQLWEHLIQQHGIVLRLCTNYESLPPTYFRAAVRNEQDNARLIAALALV from the coding sequence ATGATAGCCCCAATCCACGGCGGCCAACTCCCCCACATCGCCACCCGTTTCAACATCCCCATCGAGCGTCTAGTAGACTTCAGCGCCAACATCAACCCCGAAGGCCCCCCACCCGGTGTAGTCGAGGCGATCCGCCACGCTCTCACCAACCCCACCACCCTAACCGCCTATCCCGACCTGGAATCCACCGCCCTCCGCACCTCCATCGCCACCTACGCCAACACCCCAGCCAACGCCATCGCCGTAGCCAACGGCTTCGTCCCCCTCCTCGAAGCCGCCATCCGCACCCTGAACGTCAAGCGCTGCCTCCTACCCGTCCCCGCCTTCAACGAGTACCGCCACACCCTCGAACGCAACCACATCCACATCGAGCCCTACGCCCTAAGCCCGGAAGTCAACTTCGCCTATGACTCAACTGACCCACCCACCCTCATCGCCCGAGCCATCGCGGGCCACCACGACACCATCCTCCTGGCCAACCCGCAAAACCCCACGGGCGTCCTCACCCCAGGCAGCACCATGCTCGATCTCCTCCACGAAGCCACCGCCAACAACATACGCCTCCTCATAGACGAAGCCTTCATGGACTACACCCCCACGAAATCTCTCATCCCCGAGACCCACACGCACCCCAACCTCGTCGTCTTCCGCTCGGTAACCAAGTTCCACGGCATCCCCGGCCTTCGCGCCGCCTACTGCGTCTCCCACCCAGACACAAGCAAAGCCCTCACGCGTAACGTTCCCCCATGGCCCGTCACCACATTGGCCACCGAGGGTGTCATCGCCGCCTTGGCCGACCAAGCCTACGCTCAAGCCACCATCACCCTGAACCGAACCCGCCGCACCCAACTCGAATCCGCTCTTAAAACCCTCAACATCCCCACAACCCGATCTTCAGCCAACTACCTCTTGCTCAAACTCTCCACCCAGAGCCCGGAACAACTCTGGGAACACCTCATCCAGCAACACGGAATCGTCCTCCGCCTCTGCACCAACTACGAGTCCCTCCCGCCAACCTACTTCCGCGCCGCCGTCCGCAACGAACAAGACAACGCCCGCCTCATAGCCGCCCTTGCTCTCGTCTGA
- the cbiB gene encoding adenosylcobinamide-phosphate synthase CbiB — MNRRTLLLTASALDALIGDPEYLPHPVRIIGKGIDQGERLLRTPNQTNTEQFLTGATLAAAVVLSTYAATATTIRLAYRLNPFLGAMVEVTLAATTLAARNLHDEAIAVLDATTIEQARTRLARIVGRDTARLGPTEISRAVIETVAESASDGIIAPMFYLALGGVPAAMAYKAINTLDSMIGHADARYLYFGKAAARLDDVANLIPARLTALAIAAASGNPRASLATWRTDARNHKSPNAGHPESAMSGALEVQLGGSNTYAGDLIETPIMGAYYPPANPAKVHQAITIVTTATLIALTIFCLIPRRNRR; from the coding sequence ATGAACCGCCGCACCCTCCTCCTCACCGCCTCCGCCCTCGACGCCCTCATCGGCGACCCCGAATATCTCCCTCACCCCGTCCGCATCATCGGGAAGGGAATAGACCAGGGCGAGCGCCTGCTCCGCACGCCGAACCAAACCAACACCGAACAGTTCCTCACCGGAGCCACCCTCGCCGCCGCCGTCGTCCTCAGCACTTACGCGGCCACGGCCACAACCATCCGCCTCGCCTACCGCCTCAACCCGTTCCTCGGTGCGATGGTCGAGGTAACCCTCGCCGCCACCACCCTCGCCGCCCGCAACCTCCACGACGAAGCCATCGCCGTCCTTGACGCCACAACCATCGAGCAGGCCCGCACCCGCTTGGCCCGCATCGTAGGCCGCGACACCGCCCGACTCGGCCCCACCGAAATCAGCCGGGCGGTCATCGAAACCGTAGCCGAAAGTGCCTCCGACGGCATCATCGCCCCCATGTTCTACCTCGCCCTCGGCGGAGTCCCCGCCGCCATGGCCTACAAAGCGATCAACACCCTCGACTCCATGATCGGCCACGCCGACGCCCGTTACCTCTACTTCGGTAAGGCCGCCGCCCGCCTCGACGACGTAGCCAACCTCATCCCCGCCCGCCTCACCGCCCTCGCCATAGCCGCCGCCTCCGGCAACCCGCGCGCCTCCCTAGCCACATGGCGCACCGACGCCCGCAACCACAAAAGCCCAAACGCCGGCCACCCCGAGAGCGCCATGTCCGGAGCCCTCGAAGTCCAACTCGGAGGCTCAAACACCTACGCCGGCGACCTTATCGAGACCCCGATCATGGGTGCATACTACCCACCCGCCAACCCCGCGAAAGTCCACCAGGCCATCACGATCGTCACCACGGCCACCCTCATAGCCCTCACCATCTTCTGCCTCATCCCCCGCCGGAACCGCCGATGA
- a CDS encoding cobyric acid synthase, whose product MSAKSIMILGTSSHVGKSLLVTALCRIFHQHGISVAPFKSQNMSLNSAATPDGLEIGRAQALQAEAAGIPARVEMNPILIKPTGDMSSQVVVRGKIWGRVTARDYHQRRVEELMPIVRESWETLAREHEVIILEGAGSPAEINLKQHDIVNMRMAEMADAHCILVGDIDRGGVFASLLGTVELLDAEERARIQAFAINKFRGDIALLQPGIEMMEQRLNKPCIGVVPHLPNLLLEEEDSLGLDRTDRIPWPQDSTPDRLLRIAVVALPTFSNFTDFDALATEPSVSLRFTQTPDVLRTADIIILPGSKQTVDDLQWLRETNLADIITTHAQTSLITGICGGMQMLGETIADPEGIERQGTHPGLSLLPIQTTMQPTKLTRLTTGTLTTETLFNQPIPHTTIEGYEIHVGETTRFANAQPFATFTGLNEDGCISPNTRIFGTYLHGLFDDDAFRHTFLRAARAFHHLTEPTTLTPWKQRREESLNRLAAAVEDSWDMPTIFGWLNLPYKRAASE is encoded by the coding sequence GTGAGCGCCAAATCCATCATGATCCTCGGCACAAGCTCCCACGTCGGCAAGAGCCTCCTCGTCACCGCTCTCTGCCGCATCTTCCACCAGCACGGAATAAGCGTAGCCCCGTTCAAGTCCCAGAACATGAGCCTCAACTCCGCCGCCACGCCCGATGGCCTCGAGATCGGCCGCGCCCAGGCCCTGCAAGCCGAAGCCGCCGGAATCCCCGCCCGCGTCGAGATGAACCCCATCCTCATCAAGCCCACAGGCGACATGTCCTCGCAGGTCGTCGTGCGCGGCAAGATCTGGGGCCGCGTTACCGCCCGCGACTACCACCAGCGCCGCGTCGAAGAGCTCATGCCCATCGTCCGCGAGTCCTGGGAAACCCTCGCCCGCGAGCACGAAGTCATCATCCTCGAAGGCGCAGGCTCCCCCGCCGAGATCAACCTCAAGCAGCACGACATCGTGAACATGCGCATGGCCGAGATGGCCGACGCCCACTGTATCCTCGTCGGCGACATCGACCGGGGCGGCGTCTTCGCCTCCTTACTCGGCACTGTCGAACTCCTCGACGCCGAAGAACGCGCCCGCATCCAAGCCTTCGCCATCAACAAATTCCGAGGCGACATAGCGCTCCTCCAGCCCGGCATCGAGATGATGGAGCAACGCCTCAACAAGCCCTGCATCGGCGTAGTCCCGCACCTCCCAAACCTATTATTAGAAGAAGAAGACAGCCTCGGCCTGGACCGAACCGACCGCATCCCCTGGCCGCAGGATTCCACTCCCGACCGCCTCTTACGTATAGCCGTAGTAGCCCTCCCAACCTTCTCCAACTTCACCGACTTCGATGCACTGGCAACTGAGCCCTCCGTATCCCTGCGCTTCACGCAAACGCCCGACGTTCTACGCACAGCGGATATCATCATCCTCCCCGGCAGCAAGCAAACCGTCGACGATCTCCAGTGGCTCCGCGAAACTAACCTGGCTGACATCATCACCACCCACGCCCAGACCAGCCTCATAACAGGCATCTGCGGAGGCATGCAGATGCTTGGAGAAACCATCGCCGACCCCGAAGGCATAGAGCGCCAGGGCACCCACCCCGGGCTATCCCTCCTCCCTATCCAGACCACCATGCAACCCACGAAGCTCACCCGCCTCACCACCGGCACCCTCACCACGGAAACCCTCTTCAACCAACCCATCCCCCACACAACGATCGAGGGCTACGAGATCCACGTAGGCGAAACCACCCGCTTCGCCAACGCCCAACCCTTCGCCACCTTCACCGGCCTTAACGAAGACGGCTGCATCTCCCCCAACACCCGCATCTTCGGCACCTATCTCCACGGCCTCTTCGACGACGACGCCTTCCGACACACGTTCCTCCGCGCCGCCCGCGCTTTCCACCACCTCACCGAACCCACCACCCTCACCCCGTGGAAGCAGCGCCGCGAAGAATCCCTCAATCGCCTCGCCGCCGCCGTCGAAGACTCCTGGGACATGCCAACGATCTTCGGCTGGCTCAACCTGCCCTACAAGAGAGCCGCATCAGAATGA